A portion of the Actomonas aquatica genome contains these proteins:
- the nifK gene encoding nitrogenase molybdenum-iron protein subunit beta — translation MMLDGTTAEVANRSALRINPAKTCQPIGAMYASLGIQGCMPHSHGSQGCCAYHRSHLTRHFKEPVMATTSSFTEGASVFGGMANLNQALKNIFTIYNPDIVAVHTTCLSEVIGDDIPSIVAKARESGAVPEGKIVIHANTPSFVGSHVTGFANMVSAMVNYLSESTGETKNQINVLPGYVEPADMRELKRLAAAVGVDIVMFPDTSGVLDGPLTGEYELFPRGGATVEQIKSSGDNIATLGLGHFASHIAAATLESKCNVPAAFLELPIGVTATDRFVDALRSYADVEVPEAVENERGRLVDLMSDLHQYFHGKRVAVSGDPDHVIALTQLLLELEMKPVYAITGSTGNQFEKRMHELLDGPVPEAKIKQNADLFELHQWMKNEPVDLLITNTYGKHIARTEDVPFVRFGFPILDRAAHRYYPTLGYAGAINLINQILNVILDRKDRDCPEAWYELVQ, via the coding sequence ATCATGTTGGACGGAACCACTGCCGAAGTCGCCAACCGCTCGGCCCTGCGCATCAATCCCGCCAAGACCTGTCAGCCCATCGGCGCCATGTATGCCTCACTCGGCATCCAAGGTTGCATGCCGCACAGTCACGGCTCCCAAGGCTGCTGCGCCTACCACCGCAGTCACCTCACCCGCCACTTCAAGGAACCGGTCATGGCCACCACCAGTTCGTTCACCGAGGGCGCCTCGGTGTTCGGCGGCATGGCCAACCTCAACCAGGCCCTGAAGAACATCTTCACCATCTACAACCCCGACATCGTCGCCGTGCACACCACCTGCCTCTCCGAGGTCATCGGCGACGACATCCCTTCCATCGTCGCCAAGGCCCGCGAGTCCGGCGCCGTGCCCGAGGGCAAGATCGTCATCCACGCCAACACGCCTTCGTTCGTCGGCTCCCACGTCACCGGCTTCGCCAACATGGTCAGCGCCATGGTCAACTACCTCAGCGAGTCGACCGGCGAAACCAAGAACCAGATCAACGTGCTCCCGGGCTACGTCGAACCGGCCGACATGCGCGAACTCAAGCGCCTCGCCGCCGCCGTGGGGGTCGACATCGTCATGTTCCCCGACACCTCCGGCGTTCTCGACGGTCCGCTCACCGGCGAATACGAACTCTTCCCCCGCGGCGGCGCCACGGTGGAGCAGATCAAGTCCTCCGGCGACAACATCGCCACCCTCGGCCTCGGTCACTTCGCCTCCCACATCGCCGCCGCCACCCTCGAGTCCAAGTGCAACGTGCCCGCCGCCTTCCTCGAGTTGCCCATCGGCGTGACCGCCACCGACCGCTTCGTCGACGCGCTCCGCAGCTACGCCGATGTTGAGGTCCCCGAGGCGGTCGAAAACGAGCGCGGCCGCCTGGTCGATCTCATGAGCGACCTGCACCAATACTTCCACGGCAAGCGCGTCGCCGTTTCGGGTGATCCGGATCACGTCATCGCTCTCACCCAGCTCCTGCTCGAGCTCGAGATGAAGCCCGTCTACGCCATCACCGGCTCCACAGGCAACCAGTTCGAAAAGCGCATGCATGAGCTGCTCGATGGCCCGGTGCCGGAAGCCAAGATCAAGCAGAACGCCGACCTCTTCGAACTCCACCAGTGGATGAAGAACGAGCCGGTCGATCTGCTCATCACCAACACCTACGGCAAACACATCGCCCGCACCGAGGACGTGCCCTTCGTCCGCTTCGGCTTCCCCATCCTCGATCGCGCCGCCCACCGCTACTACCCGACCCTGGGCTACGCCGGTGCCATCAATCTCATCAACCAGATCCTCAATGTCATCCTGGACCGCAAGGACCGGGACTGCCCCGAGGCCTGGTATGAGCTCGTCCAGTAA
- the nifD gene encoding nitrogenase molybdenum-iron protein alpha chain, with translation MLKIYPSKTLKKRSKQMLVNDPSAPPEIGANTRTVPGIITQRGCTYAGCRGVVIGPIHDILHITHGPIGCGYYSWLTRRNLAQQRPDQPINFLQYAMSTDMMESEIIFGGEKKLAAAIREAYEIFKPKAIAVYATCPVGLIGDDIHSVCREAKKELGINVFGFSCEGYKGVSQSAGHHIANNGVFKHMVGLLDEPDPEPFRINVLGEYNIGGDAWAIDTLLKKCGIHVTATLSGDVTYDQICKCHTADLNVVMCHRSINYMAEMMETKYGVPWIKVNFIGAEQSAKSLRKIAAYFQDKQLTDRVEEVIAQEMAELRPVIADVKTRCEGKTAAMFVGGSRAHHYQHLFKDIGMLTVAAGYEFAHRDDYEGRDVLPSIKIDADSRNIEELEVEADPEKFQARKTPEQLAALEAGGFSFKDYEGMMREMRKETLIIDDISHHEIEKLIELYKPDIIGSGIKDKFVIEKFGVPCKQLHSYDYGGPYAAFTGAANFYKEVDRMINTKVWQLVTPSWKKPADPAHTFGRGIDNPANKAIRELIAGQAKVKKPAKAAPAADAPCGE, from the coding sequence CGTCGAAGACCCTCAAAAAGCGCTCCAAGCAGATGCTGGTCAACGACCCCAGCGCGCCGCCCGAGATCGGCGCCAACACCCGCACCGTGCCGGGCATCATCACCCAACGCGGCTGCACCTACGCCGGCTGCCGCGGCGTGGTCATCGGCCCCATCCACGACATCCTCCACATCACCCACGGCCCCATCGGCTGCGGCTACTACTCCTGGCTCACCCGCCGCAACCTCGCCCAGCAGCGCCCCGACCAGCCGATCAACTTCCTCCAATACGCCATGTCCACCGACATGATGGAGAGTGAGATCATCTTCGGCGGAGAGAAGAAACTGGCCGCCGCCATCCGCGAGGCCTACGAGATCTTCAAACCCAAGGCCATTGCGGTCTACGCCACCTGCCCGGTCGGACTCATCGGCGACGACATTCACTCCGTTTGCCGCGAAGCCAAGAAGGAGCTCGGCATCAATGTCTTCGGCTTCTCCTGCGAGGGCTACAAGGGCGTCTCCCAATCCGCCGGTCACCACATCGCCAACAACGGCGTGTTTAAGCACATGGTCGGCCTGCTCGACGAGCCCGACCCCGAGCCCTTCCGCATCAACGTCCTCGGTGAATACAACATCGGCGGCGACGCCTGGGCCATCGACACCCTGCTGAAGAAGTGCGGTATCCACGTTACCGCTACGCTCTCCGGCGACGTCACCTACGACCAGATCTGCAAGTGCCACACCGCCGACCTCAACGTCGTCATGTGCCACCGCTCGATCAACTACATGGCCGAGATGATGGAGACCAAATACGGCGTGCCGTGGATCAAGGTGAACTTCATCGGCGCCGAGCAGTCCGCCAAGTCCCTGCGCAAGATCGCCGCCTACTTCCAGGACAAGCAGCTCACCGATCGCGTCGAGGAAGTCATCGCCCAGGAGATGGCCGAACTCCGCCCCGTCATCGCCGACGTCAAGACCCGCTGCGAGGGCAAGACCGCCGCCATGTTCGTGGGTGGCTCCCGCGCCCACCACTACCAGCACCTCTTCAAGGACATCGGCATGCTCACCGTCGCCGCCGGCTACGAGTTCGCTCACCGCGACGACTACGAGGGCCGCGACGTGCTCCCCTCCATCAAGATCGACGCCGACTCGCGCAACATTGAGGAGCTCGAAGTCGAGGCCGATCCCGAGAAGTTCCAGGCCCGCAAGACCCCCGAGCAACTCGCCGCGCTCGAAGCCGGCGGATTCAGCTTCAAGGACTACGAGGGCATGATGCGTGAGATGCGCAAGGAGACCCTCATCATCGACGACATCTCCCACCACGAGATCGAGAAACTCATCGAACTCTACAAACCCGACATCATCGGCTCGGGCATCAAGGACAAGTTCGTCATCGAGAAGTTCGGCGTCCCCTGCAAGCAGCTCCACAGCTACGACTACGGCGGCCCCTACGCCGCCTTCACCGGCGCGGCCAACTTCTACAAGGAAGTCGACCGCATGATTAACACGAAGGTGTGGCAACTCGTCACCCCGTCGTGGAAGAAGCCCGCCGATCCGGCCCACACCTTCGGTCGCGGCATCGACAACCCTGCCAACAAAGCCATCCGCGAACTCATCGCCGGCCAGGCCAAAGTCAAAAAGCCCGCCAAGGCCGCTCCGGCTGCCGACGCGCCTTGCGGCGAGTAA
- the nifE gene encoding nitrogenase iron-molybdenum cofactor biosynthesis protein NifE: MPASTDIAILPDRAASIVEAGSAGGPVKCGKGSVAGSVSQRACVFCGSRVVLYPITDALHIVHGPIGCAAYTWDIRGAQSSGPQLFRNAFSTDLQELDVIYGGEQKLEHALLDLIAQHGPKAAFVYSTCIVGLIGDDVKAICKRVAAATNIPVLSVASEGFKGTKKDGYRAACEAVQHLVGTGDTSDIGPHSINLMGDFNIAGESWVIRDYFERIGIQVVATITGDGRVDAIRRCHGAKLNLVQCSGSMTHLAKSMEQDYGVPFKRVSFFGIEDMAAALYETARFFDSPELLDKARALVAEEVAKIMPQLSAWRADLNGRKAAVYVGGAFKAFSLVRALRTIGMTTAVVGTQTGDAEDYDQLREMCDPGTIIVDDSNPLELAKFCLAQDVDLFIGGVKERPIAYKLGIGFCDHNHERKECLAGFVGMLNFAREVHATVTSPVWNYVPRRAGAAHLELEEARS, translated from the coding sequence ATGCCTGCGTCCACCGACATCGCCATCCTGCCCGACCGCGCCGCCTCCATCGTTGAGGCCGGCTCGGCCGGCGGTCCGGTGAAGTGTGGCAAGGGCAGTGTCGCCGGATCGGTGAGCCAGCGGGCCTGCGTTTTTTGTGGCTCCCGCGTCGTCCTCTACCCCATCACCGACGCGCTCCATATCGTGCACGGCCCCATCGGTTGTGCCGCCTACACCTGGGACATCCGCGGCGCCCAGTCCTCTGGTCCCCAGCTCTTCCGCAATGCCTTCTCCACCGACCTCCAGGAACTGGATGTTATCTACGGCGGAGAACAAAAACTCGAGCACGCCCTGCTCGACCTCATCGCCCAGCACGGCCCGAAAGCCGCCTTCGTTTACTCCACCTGCATCGTCGGTCTCATCGGCGACGACGTGAAAGCCATCTGCAAACGCGTCGCCGCCGCCACGAACATTCCCGTGCTCTCCGTCGCCAGCGAGGGCTTCAAGGGCACCAAGAAGGACGGTTACCGCGCCGCCTGCGAAGCCGTGCAACACCTCGTTGGCACCGGCGACACCTCCGACATCGGCCCGCACAGCATCAACCTCATGGGCGACTTCAACATCGCCGGAGAAAGCTGGGTCATCCGCGACTACTTCGAACGCATCGGTATCCAGGTTGTGGCGACAATTACCGGCGACGGCCGCGTCGACGCCATCCGCCGCTGCCACGGGGCCAAGCTCAACCTCGTGCAATGCTCCGGTTCCATGACCCACCTCGCCAAGTCGATGGAGCAGGACTACGGCGTGCCCTTCAAACGCGTCTCCTTCTTCGGCATCGAGGACATGGCCGCCGCCCTCTACGAGACCGCCCGCTTCTTCGACTCGCCCGAGCTCCTCGACAAGGCCCGCGCCCTCGTCGCCGAGGAGGTCGCCAAGATCATGCCACAACTTTCCGCCTGGCGCGCCGACCTCAACGGCCGCAAGGCCGCCGTCTACGTCGGTGGCGCCTTCAAGGCCTTCTCCCTCGTCCGCGCCCTGCGCACCATCGGCATGACCACCGCCGTGGTGGGCACCCAGACCGGCGACGCCGAGGACTACGACCAGCTCCGCGAGATGTGCGATCCCGGCACCATCATCGTCGACGACTCCAACCCGCTCGAGCTCGCCAAGTTCTGCCTCGCGCAGGACGTCGACCTTTTCATCGGCGGCGTGAAGGAACGCCCCATCGCCTACAAACTCGGCATCGGTTTCTGTGACCACAACCACGAGCGCAAGGAGTGCCTCGCCGGCTTCGTCGGCATGCTCAACTTCGCCCGCGAGGTGCACGCCACCGTCACCAGTCCGGTTTGGAACTACGTCCCCCGGCGCGCCGGCGCCGCTCACCTCGAACTGGAGGAGGCCCGGTCATGA